One window from the genome of Rhizoctonia solani chromosome 15, complete sequence encodes:
- a CDS encoding anaphase-promoting complex subunit 1: MDRIHIGGGLGEGDELAGVGDSSMRPHVWLQHVTQLDLNEYDSSHASEITIHPFDARHDYSNLAILSLSLCTFHHSPGIKDLLVLTSEGTVKVLLWELRELQVTISVSPKLSSSLEYTGVRGHKKVDSKSMDATPLHAPLPVALRNPVGSSITIEYEDGLKGRLCLDLSPHDYLVKLGFEALARVVPANEGWRIRKSWLEKRWGENPDVDKTEFECFGEAVCEVFLGDNAGKREISSHSNAWELLSSTRTHTRMRDETIFTAAGLALPEPDPATSRSFDAVVQTQPGATSPYLAPAMLALHLAAQTLATDVTKMDRLAEIGALVLKLARRVRPDYVDYWSRVCCDAPEAWRGCVGNESHLFDERLIAPPDILSHLYTLLSVPHGRNSFPRLSELARTFQLTPALEYGKLDPTERVHLWNDVFNVLCDPAVGDQRARAVAAVGLLSESENVELPTKSFYGDECRGYTLIERRDLAHMRSGKASGFTFGGEYEHRARMDTNDDARPTTSELSREAKTIAQGQTRELSGTDLGLKGFTDVRFGMDRRLYEIERMLNSSRMAIVKLKERPELSEHDQATENQQVAFFLAERTFSLAFGRGAYTFGSVPTVMTDVYTIPKIELSVKIYPQNVTITLEPNRIPPDCKQYAEFHNGVAAALRISPSSGSIDSSWIAFNRPNELTAEHAGFLYGLGLTGHLRSMVTWHTFRYLTPKHELTSMGVLLGLAAAHMGSGDKATTKLLCVHIPALLPPRAAELNIPHATQTAAVSGIGLLFLGTRHRRMAEVMLGEIGRNTDGARATSPVDMEMLARLRVYIQGEPPGAPGDKPSFDVNITSPAATIALALMYLRTGREDIAQLLELPDTPMALYRIQPNLLVMRTLGRSLIMWDTIEPSITWVHGRLPQINGADGSTNNSDPSLTESIELAHYHIISGACFAIGLKYAGTADEGAYGTIAYWFDLFTKHVTASTVTYEAQVKRSAVRETLNVLSLALAMVMAGTGELTTLRRLRIAYGRYGPGFKFGSPMSTSLALGLLFLGGGRYTLSSSNASIACLIAAFYPRMPLNSGDNRGHLQLLRHLWVLAAEPRCLVARDADTGETVYLPVKVKVSSQPPIVHHLMTPTLIPDVRALQSIRVDSPRYWPYYVDVAGVRAHRENILQHQTLFVKRRTGFLSYVEDPRGVRSIFVRAGTHVGDPSALDFPDTAAPRSSNAQADLQRFIVSFSNEPMFVAWADRLCRVPADATRADVARTTYFHQALLECLTADKAQALPLHAGLHALTQTGVGLQHPSLDSGHPNYPHTTQRIPLAGHHTAPGPRTLVFRDVRFARDFYNQLFQSFGGRVGDKSRVGLVKGSLLGAVASAWDGVLREARLGRDQRKALDLTETGYVGVSAHELRDAIMRYCRGEDVRSLTPRRSGWMQRERELLRAVGLYVTRYSFPGPDTLRGIRTLVEEERAALPQRQGGTNLEAEHDKLESLKAREGILMLLAANAATGLHGYMPIQDEYHPRWTSDCWEAWGWRSFSALV; this comes from the exons ATGGATCGGATTCATATCGGTGGAGGGCTAGGAGAAGGGGATGAGCTAGCTGGTGTAGGCGATAGTAGCATGCGACCCCACGTATGGCTCCAACATGTAACTCAACTCGATTTGAACGAGTACGA CTCTAGCCATGCATCTGAGATAACTATACACCCATTCGATGCCCGTCACGATTACTCTAATCTTGCCATTCT CTCGCTCAGTCTCTGCACTTTCCATCACTCGCCCGGAATTAAGGACCTCCTGGTTCTCACCTCTGAAGGGACCGTTAAAGTCCTTCTTTGGGAACTCCGAGAACTCCAAGTAACCATTTCTGTCTCGCCCAAATTGTCCTCGAGTTTGGAGTACACAGGAGTACGTGGGCACAAAAAAGTGGATTCAAAGTCGATGGACGCTACTCCTCTCCACGCCCCCCTGCCAGTTGCTTTGCGCAATCCTGTTGGATCAAGCATAACAATCGAATACGAAGATGGCCTTAAAGGGAGATTGTGTTTGGATCTCTCTCCGCATGACTACCTCGTTAAATTGGGGTTCGAGGCTCTAGCAAGGGTCGTCCCAGCGAATGAAGGATGGAGGATTCGTAAAAGCTGGTTGGAGAAACGATGGGGTGAAAATCCCGATGTAGACAAGACAGAATTCGAATGTTTTGGAGAAGCTGTATGTGAGGTTTTTCTTGGAGACAATGCAGGAAAACGAGAAATCAGCAGCCATAGCAATGCCTGGGAGTTACTGTCAAGCACGCGGACGCATACAAGGATGAGGGACGAGACCATATTTACAGCCGCTGGGTTGGCTCTGCCCGAACCTGATCCGGCTACCTCGCGAAGCTTTGATGCAGTTGTGCAGACGCAGCCAGGGGCCACTTCTCCATATTTGGCCCCCGCAATGCTCGCACTACATCTCGCCGCCCAAACACTTGCAACGGATGTAACTAAAATGGACCGACTCGCGGAGATTGGTGCTCTAGTACTTAAACTCGCCCGTAGAGTGCGACCCGATTACGTGGATTACTGGAGCCGAGTATGTTGCGATGCTCCTGAAGCATGGAGGGGCTGTGTCGGAAACG AATCTCATCTTTTTGACGAACGCCTCATCGCTCCACCCGACATCCTTTCTCACCTCTATACCCTTCTCTCTGTACCACATGGTCGCAATTCCTTCCCACGTCTAAGCGAATTGGCACGCACCTTCCAGTTGACCCCCGCCTTGGAATACGGGAAACTTGACCCTACGGAGCGTGTCCATTTATGGAACGATGTGTTTAACGTGCTATGTGACCCTGCTGTAGGCGATCAACGTGCTCGGGCCGTCGCGGCTGTGGGTCTCCTTTCAGAGTCTGAGAATGTG GAGCTGCCAACTAAATCCTTCTACGGAGATGAGTGCCGAGGGTATACATTGATCGAAAGGCGGGATTTGGCGCATATGCGTAGCGGAAAGGCTTCCGGATTTACATTTGGCGGGGAGTACGAGCACCGGGCCAGAATG GACACCAACGACGATGCGCGCCCAACGACGAGTGAACTGAGCCGCGAAGCTAAGACGATAGCACAGGGTCAGACGCGAGAACTTAGCGGAACCGATCTCGGACTCAAAGGATTCACGGACGTTCGATTCGGGATGGACAGGCGTTTGTACGAAATAGAACGAATGCTAAATTCATCCAGGATGGCGATTGTTAAGCTGAAAGAACGGCCAGAGCTAAG CGAACATGACCAAGCAACAGAAAATCAACAAGTAGCGTTTTTCCTCGCGGAGCGAACGTTTTCTCTTGCGTTTGGCCGCGGGGCATATACTTTTGGTTCTGTGCCGACTGTCATGACCGACGTATACACCATCCCCAAAATCGAACTCTCGGTCAAAATCTATCCGCAAAACGTGACTATAACGCTCGAGCCCAATCGAATCCCACCTGACTGCAAACAATACGCCGAATTCCACAATGGTGTTGCGGCTGCACTTCGTATATCCCCGTCATCCGGAAGCATCGATAGCTCTTGGATTGCCTTCAATCGACCAAACGAACTTACTGCCGAACACGCTGGATTCTTGTATGGCCTTGGATTGACAGGCCACCTACGTTCCATGGTTACTTGGCATACGTTCAGATACCTTACACCTAAGCATGAGCTCACGTCAATGGGCGTACTACTTGGGCTCGCCGCAGCGCACATGGGTTCTGGGGACAAGGCAACGACCAAACTCTTATGTGTGCATATTCCGGCCCTCCTCCCCCCTCGCGCAGCAGAACTCAATATCCCGCATGCGACGCAAACGGCTGCAGTCTCGGGTATTGGTCTATTGTTCCTTGGCACCCGCCACCGACGAATGGCAGAGGTTATGCTAGGAGAAATAGGTCGAAACACCGACG GTGCAAGGGCGACAAGTCCTGTGGATATGGAAATGCTTGCTCGGCTTAGAGTGTACATTCAAGGAGAGCCACCTGGTGCACCGGGAGACAAGCCTTCTTTCGATGTGAATATTACCTCCCCGGCGGCCACGATTGCTCTGGCGTTAATGTACCTTCGAACAGGACGAGAAGACATCGCCCAACTTCTCGAGCTACCCGATACCCCAATGGCCCTGTATCGTATCCAACCCAATTTACTAGTCATGCGTACCCTTGGTCGATCGCTTATTATGTGGGACACAATTGAACCTTCGATCACTTGGGTTCACGGACGCTTACCACAAATAAATGGCGCCGATGGGAGCACAAATAACTCAGACCCCAGTCTGACTGAATCAATAGAATTGGCACATTATCATATCATCTCTGGCGCCTGCTTTGCAATTGGACTCAAGTACGCGGGAACAGCGGATGAGGGAGCCTATGGGACAATCGCGTACTGGTTTGACTTGTTTACCAAACATGTCACAGCCTCCA CGGTAACCTATGAGGCGCAAGTCAAACGCAGCGCAGTTCGTGAAACCCTCAACGTTTTGTCGTTGGCCCTAGCCATGGTTATGGCCGGGACTGGAGAATTAACCACCCTTCGTCGACTCCGAATTGCTTATGGAAGGTACGGCCCAGGTTTTAAGTTCGGATCACCTATGTCCACAAGTCTTGCGCTGGGCCTGCTCTTCTTAGGGGGTGGTCGGTACACGTTAAGTTCGTCCAATGCATCAATTGCATGTCTTATCGCTGCGTTCTACCCAAGAATGCCTCTGAATTCGGGCGACAACCGAGGTCATTTACAGCTTCTTCGCCACCTTTGGGTCTTGGCAGCAGAGCCTCGATGTCTTGTTGCAAGAGATGCGGATACAGGCGAAACGGTGTACCTTCCCGTGAAGGTTAAAGTCTCGAGCCAACCACCAATTGTCCACCATCTCATGACGCCAACGCTGATCCCGGATGTCCGCGCGCTACAGTCCATTAGGGTAGACTCTCCGAGGTACTGGCCTTATTACGTTGATGTTGCCGGCGTACGCGCGCATCGTGAGAACATACTCCAACACCAAACCCTGTTTGTCAAGCGACGGACCGGCTTCCTGAGCTACGTTGAGGATCCGCGCGGAGTCAGGAGCATCTTTGTTCGAGCGGGTACACATGTAGGCGATCCTTCGGCGTTGGATTTCCCGGATACTGCTGCCCCCAGGAGCTCAAACGCGCAGGCAGACTTGCAACGTTTTATTGTGAGCTTCTCCAATGAACCCATGTTTGTAGCTTGGGCAGATCGCTTGTGTCGGGTCCCAGCCGATGCTACTCGAGCGGACGTCGCGCGTACAACATACTTCCATCAGGCATTACTTGAATGTTTAACAGCAGATAAAGCCCAAGCGCTACCGTTACATGCCGGACTGCACGCCCTTACTCAGACCGGTGTTGGCCTCCAGCATCCAAGTCTCGATTCGGGTCATCCAAATTATCCGCACACAACCCAACGAATACCCTTAGCTGGCCACCACACAGCACCTGGACCACGAACTCTCGTATTCCGAGATGTACGATTTGCACGAGATTTCTATAACCAATTATTCCAAAGCTTCGGAGGTCGGGTAGGCGATAAGTCGCGTGTGGGCCTAGTTAAAGGTAGCCTCCTAGGCGCTGTTGCCAGTGCTTGGGATGGAGTTTTGCGGGAAGCCAGGCTCGGCAGGGACCAACGCAAGGCGCTGGATTTAACCGAGACTGGCTATGTTGGAGTTAGCGCACATGAACTCAGAGACGCAATCATGCGCTATTGTCGAGGGGAAGATGTACGCTCTCTAACACCACGTCGAAGCGGGTGGATGCAGCGAGAGCGTGAATTACTTCGTGCCGTAGGGTTGTACGTCACTCGGTACTCTTTCCCTGGGCCAGACACATTGCGTGGCATTCGTACATTGGTAGAAGAGGAGCGTGCAGCGCTTCCGCAGAGGCAAGGTGGCACTAATCTAGAAGCGGAGCACGACAAGCTAGAATCATTGAAGGCTCGGGAAGGGATCCTTATGCTATTGGCGGCCAACGCAGCCACCGGATTGCATGGCTATATGCCTATCCAAGATGAATATCATCCACGCTGGACAAGTGATTGCTGGGAAGCATGGGGTTGGAGGTCCTTCTCTGCATTGGTGTGA
- a CDS encoding anaphase-promoting complex subunit 1: MSIHAPLSTAPFSPGQTYLRSLGNEPTTENDIEESDLLKSLRNVFAPNQSSATAVRCLAGPSPVPGQGEEELSWNNRTIVWSIGGIPRRTWDFAHEKQDIQWVCWAWFHPDDVISTQNATSHHDSSLDDNPTFGPFFQFLQRQRMNPSQDDHAPESPTACRALVVFLRDIAKVLMRNGVEHTIHLPFLVRRAWEMSPTGLLVNAPKIGKNLTRLPLDEFKIVGCARSILGGFSDGGTPPVVEPLPSARLHPSDTVLYVSGGTDADHERLLISHNNQKRRLTIWRYASRKPVMSLHGGGAKPRERVVNDRLDRIPLGQDDEDEEPLGEQHHGPCFHRSAEMI, encoded by the exons ATGTCGATCCACGCTCCGTTGAGCACAGCGCCTTTCTCGCCTGGGCAAACTTATCTTCGCTCTCTGGGGAATGAGCCTACAACCGAAAATGATATCGAAGAGTCAGATTTGCTCAAGAGCCTTCGAAATGTTTTTGCTCCCAACCAATCCTCTGCTACGGCTGTCAGGTGTCTGGCTGGTCCTTCTCCGGTCCCTGGACAAGGCGAAGAAGAACTATCTTGGAATAATCGCACCATAGTCTGGAGCATAGGAGGAATACCTCGCCGAACCTGGGACTTTGCACACGAAAAGCAAGATATTCAATGGGTTTGCTGGGCTTGGTTCCATCCCGACGATGTTATATCCACTCAAAACGCAACTTCTCATCATGATTCGTCTCTCGATGACAATCCCACGTTTGGTCCTTTCTTTCAGTTCTTGCAAAGGCAACGTATGAACCCGTCACAGGATGACCACGCACCGGAATCGCCTACCGCCTGTCGCGCTTTAGTTGTTTTCCTCCGAGATATTGCCAAGGTCTTGATGCGGAATGGCGTTGAACATACCATTCACCTTCCCTTTCTCGTCCGACGCGCTTGGGAAATGTCTCCCACCGGTCTTCTCGTCAACGCGCCCAAGATCGGGAAGAACTTGACGAGGCT TCCCCTTGACGAATTCAAAATTGTCGGCTGCGCGCGTTCAATACTTGGAGGCTTCTCAGATGGTGGTACTCCCCCCGTTGTCGAGCCTTTGCCGTCGGCCCGTCTACACCCCTCTGACACAGTTTTGTATGTATCGGGCGGCACCGATGCAGACCACGAGCGACTCCTCATTTCGCACAATAATCAAAAACGGCGGTTGACCATCTGGAGATATGCCTCCCGTAAACCCGTTATGTCTCTCCATGGAGGAGGCGCAAAACCACGCGAGCGAGTGGTCAACGACAGGCTGGATCGCATCCCCCTTGGACaggacgatgaagacgaagagcCATTGGGAGAACAACATCACGGCCCATGCTTCCACAGATCAGCCGAAATGATTTAA
- a CDS encoding malate dehydrogenase, whose translation MTLKAVVLGAAGGIGQPLSLLLKTNPAITELSLFDIVNTPGVAADLSHIDTPAVVQGYLPPDDGLAKAVKGADVIVIPAGVPRKPGMSRDDLFKINAGIIRDLAIAIATNAPKAFILVISNPVNSTVPIVAEVLKKHGVFDPKRLFGVTTLDVVRASTFIATVAGSASSAPDYTVPVVGGHSGVTIIPLLSQARPSLPSSQSKSDIEALTKRIQFGGDEVVKAKDGAGSATLSMAYAAAEFTNAVLKGLKGEDVTVPSYVHISADPEGGKALLAEIGDDLQYFSTRVKLGPNGVEKILPLGQLSDYEAALVKTATPELKDNISKGINFVEHSKL comes from the exons ATGACTCTCAAGGCAGTTGTTCTCGGTGCTGCTGGCGGCATTGGCCAGCCTCTCTCTCTTCTCCTCAAGACTAACCCTGCCATTACCGAGCTCTCGCTCTTCGATATCGTCAATACTCCTGGTGTTGCAGCCGACCTATCGCACATCGACACTCCTGCTGTCGTCCAGGGTTACCTTCCACCTGACGATGGTCTCGCAAAAGCCGTCAAAGGCGCAGATGTTATCGTAATCCCTGCAGGTGTCCCCCGAAAGCCCGGG ATGAGTCGTGACGATCTCTTCAAG ATCAACGCTGGCATCATCCGCGATCTAGCCATCGCGATCGCAACCAACGCCCCCAAGGCATTTATCCTAGTCATCTCCA ATCCCGTAAATAGCACTGTCCCTATTGTCGCGGAAGTTCTCAAGAAGCATGGTGTCTTCGATCCTAAACG ACTATTCGGTGTAACCACACTCGATGTTGTTCGGGCTTCTACATTCATTGCAACTGTCGCTGGGTCGGCGTCATCTGCACCCGACTACACCGTTCCCGTCGTCGGAGGTCACAGTGGCGTGACCATTATTCCTCTTCTCTCCCAAGCAAGGCCGTCCCTTCCATCCAGTCAATCGAAATCTGATATCGAGGCTCTCACCAAACGAATTCAGTTTGGTGGGGACGAAGTTGTCAAGGCCAAAGATGGAGCAGGAAGCGCCACTCTTAGTATGGCCTATGCCGCTGCTGAATTTACCAACGCAGTCCTCAAGGGCCTCAAGGGCGAGGATGTAACCGTACCTAGTTACGTTCACATTAGTGCCGATCCTGAAGGTGGAAAGGCCTTGTTGGCTGAGATTGGAGACGATTTGCAGTATTTCTCGACGCGCGTCAAACTTGGG CCAAACGGTGTGGAGAAGATTCTTCCTCTCGGGCAGCTTTCGGATTACGAGGCCGCGTTGGTCAAAACCGCTACTCCAGAGCTGAAGGATAACATTTCCAAG GGTATCAACTTTGTTGAGCATTCTAAGCTGTAG
- a CDS encoding interferon-induced 6-16 family protein yields MNNFWNQVANNPNVRAAREAIENMPPPVKKVAKVGAIGVGTGVAVFAVPPLLGFTASGVAAGSVAAAIQSAVYGAAVPAGSLFSIMQSVGATATIVPALVAGASATGIAGAVEAGQGQGQGPDDNGEQREDGDKEAQEDKENEDLEKQSEGENQNPVNEGRSQRASLRERLHKLVQDRSPYDQGILQVSSPDEDQGSISCGRRRAGIATAAASEDKGDDKDSGNGRNSGGRSSNNGDEGGRTGDGSSGGRGREQHQGRSRDRNGRGRNRGSQNNNERRSDDESKEDDDSDDDSQEWTLETCGPPPPYEDEIVRAQHRLSTEDDFLESRLPKNKTKRVVSNTEVESFTG; encoded by the exons ATGAATAATTTTTGGAATCAGGTAGCAAATAATCCCA ATGTGCGAGCAGCCCGCGAGGCGATAGAGAACATGCCGCCCCCTGTCAAAAAAGTTGCCAAAGTAGGGGCGATAGGAGTAGGGACTGGTGTAGCTGTATTTGCAGTTCCCCCTTTGCTGGGATTCACCGCTTCTGGCGTTGCAGCGG GATCTGTGGCTGCAGCCATTCAATCTGCGGTGTACGGAGCTGCTGTGCCGGCTGGTAGCCTGTTTTCAATTATGCAATCGGTTGGCGCAACGGCAACGATCGTCCCGGCGCTAGTGGCTGGTGCTAGTGCTACAGGCATTGCCGGTGCTGTAGAAGCGGGACAGGGCCAAGGACAGGGCCCCGATGACAACGGAGAACAACGAGAGGACGGAGATAAAGAAGCTCAAGAGGATAAAGAAAATGAAGACCTGGAGAAGCAGAGTGAAGGGGAAAATCAAAATCCTGTCAATGAAGGGAGGTCACAGCGTGCAAGTCTCAGAGAGAGGTTACACAAACTTGTCCAAGATCGATCGCCATACGATCAAGGTATCCTTCAAGTCTCCAGCCCTGATGAAGACCAAGGGTCGATAAG TTGTGGCCGCCGCCGCGCAGGAATCGCCACTGCAGCTGCAAGTGAAGACAAGGGTGACGACAAAGACTCCGGAAACGGCAGGAATAGTGGGGGGCGCTCCTCAAACAACGGCGACGAGGGAGGGAGAACTGGGGACGGGAGCAGTGGAGGTAGAGGTCGCGAACAACATCAAGGCCGGAGCCGCGATAGGAATGGTAGAGGCCGGAACCGTGGCAGCCAAAACAACAATGAGCGCAGGAGTGACGATGAGAGCAAGGAAGACGATGATAGTGACGATGATTCGCAGGAGTGGACACTAGAAACATGTGGTCCCCCACCTCCTTATGAGGACGAAATCGTTCGTGCTCAGCATAGACTCAGCACTGAAGATGACTTCTTGGAATCAAGACTTCCTAAAAATAAGACTAAACGAGTAGTCTCAAATACAGAGGTAGAATCGTTCACGGGATAA